A single region of the Vidua macroura isolate BioBank_ID:100142 chromosome 12, ASM2450914v1, whole genome shotgun sequence genome encodes:
- the C12H15orf40 gene encoding UPF0235 protein C15orf40 homolog, whose amino-acid sequence MPSLAGFLRVRAAPVRSGGAMPGKGKAAAKGPAEPGAAAGPVVAAGGGSVRVAVRAKPGARCSAVTDVTAEAVGVAIAAPPSEGEANAELCRYLSKVLEVKKSDVILEKGGKSRDKVVKISVSATPDEILEKLKKEASS is encoded by the exons ATGCCGAGCCTCGCTGGGTTCCTGCGGGTGCGGGCGGCGCCGGTGCGGAGCGGCGGGGCCATGCCCGGGAAG GGAAAAGCGGCCGCCAAGGGCCCCGCGGAGCCGGGCGCCGCCGCGGGACCGGTGgtggcggcgggcggcggctccGTGAGGGTGGCGGTGCGCGCCAAGCCCGGCGCTCGCTGCAGCGCCGTCACAG ATGTGACGGCTGAGGCAGTAGGTGTAGCTATTGCTGCACCTCCATCAGAAGGGGAGGCAAATGCCGAGCTGTGCCGTTACCTCTCTAAGGTGCTTGAAGTGAAGAAGAGCGACGTTATTTTAGAGAag GGGGGTAAATCACGTGACAAAGTGGTGAAGATTTCAGTATCAGCGACACCAGATGAGATtttagaaaaactgaaaaaagaagcTTCCAGTTGA
- the BTBD1 gene encoding BTB/POZ domain-containing protein 1: protein MAAAGGGPGAPAETPPATAAGVAAAEAGAVLQREPLYNWQATKGSLRERFAFLFSNELLSDVHFVVGKGSARGGGGGAAPPGPGQQRIPAHRFVLAAGSAVFDAMFNGGMATTSAEIELPDVEPAAFLALLRFLYSDEVQIGPETVMTTLYTAKKYAVPALEAHCVDFLTKHLRADNAFMLLTQARLFDEPQLASLCLDTIDKSTMDAISAEGFTDIDIDTLCAVLERDTLSIRESRLFGAVVRWAEAECQRQQLPVTFGNKQKVLGRALSLIRFPLMTIEEFAAGPAQSGILSDREVVNLFLHFTVNPKPKVDYIDRPRCCLRGKECSINRFQQVESRWGYSGTSDRIRFTVNRRISIVGFGLYGSIHGPTDYQVNIQIIDYEKNQTLGQNDTGFSCDGTASTFRVMFKEPIEILPTVCYTACATLKGPDSHYGTKGLKKVIHESPTASKTCFVFYSSPGNNNGTSIEDGQIPEIIFYT from the exons atggcggccgcggggggCGGCCCGGGGGCGCCCGCGGAGACGCCGCCCGCCACCGCCGCGGGCGTCGCCGCCGCCGAGGCCGGCGCGGTGTTGCAGCGGGAGCCGCTGTACAACTGGCAGGCCACCAAGGGCTCGCTGCGGGAGCGCTTCGCCTTCCTCTTCTCCAACGAGCTCCTCAGCGACGTGCACTTCGTGGTGGGCAAGGGCAgcgcccgcggcggcggcggcggggcggcgcccCCCGGGCCCGGGCAGCAGCGCATCCCCGCCCACCGGTTCGTGCTGGCGGCCGGCAGCGCCGTGTTCGACGCGATGTTCAACGGCGGCATGGCCACCACCTCGGCCGAGATCGAGCTGCCCGACGTGGAGCCCGCCGCCTTCCTGGCGCTCCTCAG GTTTCTTTATTCAGATGAAGTTCAAATTGGTCCAGAAACAGTCATGACTACTTTATACACTGCTAAAAAGTATGcagtccctgccctggaagCACATTGTGTGGATTTCCTAACAAAGCATCTCCGAGCAGATAATGCCTTTATGCTGCTTACTCAA GCTCGTTTGTTTGATGAACCTCAGCTTGCTAGTCTTTGTCTGGACACAATAGACAAAAGCACTATGGATGCCATAAGTGCAGAAGGCTTTACAGATATCGACATAG atacATTATGTGCAGTCCTAGAAAGGGACACTCTCAGTATTCGAGAAAGTAGGCTCTTCGGAGCTGTTGTTCGCTGGGCAGAAGCAGAGTGTCAAAGACAACAGCTGCCTGTGACATTtgggaacaaacaaaaagtccTTGGAAGAGCTCTTTCCTTAATCCGTTTCCCGTTAATGACTATTGAAGAGTTTGCAGCAG GCCCTGCTCAGTCTGGAATCTTGTCGGATAGGGAAGTAGTAAATCTCTTTCTGCACTTTACTGTCAATCCTAAACCTAAAGTAGATTATATTGACCGACCAAGGTGTTGCCTTAGAGGAAAAGAATGCAGCATTAACAGGTTCCAGCAGGTGGAGAGTCGCTGGGGCTACAGCGGAACAAGCGACCGGATCAG GTTCACAGTTAACAGAAGAATTTCTATAGTGGGATTTGGATTATATGGATCTATCCATGGACCCACAGACTATCAAGTTAATATACAG ATCATTGATTATGAGAAGAATCAGACGCTGGGACAGAACGACACTGGATTTAGCTGCGACGGAACAGCCAGTACCTTCAGAGTTATGTTCAAGGAGCCCATAGAGATTCTGCCCACAGTTTGCTACACAGCTTGTGCAACCTTGAAA GGTCCTGATTCCCACTATGGAACAAAAGGTTTGAAGAAAGTGATCCACGAATCTCCTACTGCTAGCAAAACATGCTTTGTCTTTTATAGTTCACCAGGTAACAACAATGGTACATCAATAGAAGATGGACAGATACcggaaataatattttatacttAG